AGTGTGGAAAACGGTGTCCTAAGTGCAGGCAATTGATCAGGTAGGGATCTGCTATTCTCCAAAAAGGTCTATGATAAATAAACTCTACAGCCCCAACTAAATGATTTTGAATCTGCAGCAATTCAAGATCGTGCACCATCAATACTGTACTCTGGAACACCATTCAGCTCTTGTTTCCCAGCGAAGTTGAGGCAAGAAGGACTTCGATCGAATCACCTTCATCATGCAATGAAGATATGAACCATAGCCCCCCAAGAAGTAATAATTTTTCACAAGGTGGCCATGGCATGAGAACAAGGAATAGCAATGGAAGCTTCATTGCAGAAGGCAGAACACGAAGCAGCTACAGGACCTTCATCACACCTGCTAGCACACCAAGCAGCAACACCAGTGGGAACTTCATCAGCACACATGGGAGCACAAGAAGCAGTAACAGCAGCAACAGGAGAACCTTCGTCCCAGCTTCGCAATTGGTCAACACAAGGAGTGCTGTAAGATCAGATCAATCAGAAGATGCCGCATTAGCTTACAGGCTGCAGCAGGAGGAATTCATGAATGCCTTTGAAGAGCCTGAGCAGGAGAGGCAACCACGAAACACAGTGTCCACAGCCCGAGACAATTTGAGAGCCATGGCCTCCCGGGCCATTCGCCTCCGCGCTCGAGGCTGGCCTATCTAGTGAGTTCTTTTGCTCGCTCGTCTTTGGTTTGTTGATAACTCTTATCTTCTGGTCAACTTTGCAGGAATCTCTTGTTTGTTATTGTATTGTAATATTAAGTGGCCTGATCAAATTGCCACTTAATAATGATTGTCCACTGtattgtgacttgtgagtggCCATAATTCATTGGCACTCGAAATATTGGCTGCTGTGTACAATACTGTTCTGACTTATACCAGGTGGCCTGTTCAACAGATAGGCATTTCTTGTGCTGTATATCTGTCCAGCATATCTCCATTGTATTGTCGGTGGCCATAGTTCGTTGTGGCTGATTCTGTTGGCACCATTTACTTAACAGTTTTACCAGTCATCATTCTGATGATTTTCACAGTGCTGTAGCTTCCATTCACAATGCAGTCATGTATTCATTTTTGCCATGTGAAATTGCAAGCAATGGTTTTCATTTTCCGAGACCAGGAAAGCTGTTATGTTTGTATTCAAAATAATAAATGCTGACGATATTGCGGCAGCAGTATTCTGCATTTTGGGCAACAACGTCATGTAACAGGGTAGTATTGATCTTATTCACCTTGCCTGACTGATGGGCTCTGAAGCGAAGGGTAAAGTGTAAGAGCTATACAAATCCAGAGGCCTCAAATTCATGGATTTTTGCACACGAGTTGATGCACCTGTCGTCACTGGATTCTCCGGGAACATCGATAATAGCTACGACTTGTCAGTAGGCTTTACATTTGATGTTGCAGCAGGATAGTGGCATAAGTAAATGAAAGGCAGAGGATAACCGTGTAGTTTCTTGACCAGCACCAATTCTCAAAGTAAGAAAATTTCCTCTCCGGTCCAAAACTTTGCTATCGTGCATCGGCATTGCATCCAGATATGTGATCATACCAGATCAAGAAGAAATCAACTCGGAACAACGTAACAGGACCTTTATCTGAACATGTTTGATGACCTTTTCAAGAACAGGTTCCATCACTTTTCTAGCCTGATGGTCTTAGTCTAACCCAAGCAACGTAGCGAATTATTCATCTTCAATCTAACATTTCCTCATCGATTTACAGAGGCGGCGCGCCCCGTTCTTTGACCATGGTATGGGAGACCACAAAGATTCCGTTAATTCAAAACCTTATTCTCCGATGAAGATCTCCGATGTAGGAAGTTAAGCCTGATCTAAGCCTAAGTATACCATTTGAAAAGGAAACGCCGGAAGCAAGTTTTCCATGGAGGTAACACAGTCAAGTTAAATCCAACCACAAAAGAACAAGACAGCACAGCACTGGGAAAAGGAAAACGCCGGAACACTGAAAAGTACAATGCAGAAGATAGTGGTGACGGGTTCACATCTGTTTAATCATATGAGAAGGGGTCCTTGATGATGTTCTCACCAGAAAAACTCCATTACACATGATGTGATGCAGTAGAGGAATCGTCATGCTACTCCAGGACTCTCAGGGCCTACTTGGATTGTGACGTTATTGAGCCAATCCGAAACTGGCAGCCAGAAAATCTTGCTACGGCCAAAACATGGGCAGACATTTCCTTCTATATTAATACAAACTGCAGACTTCCTGCCGGCAATTTGGGAAAAAATACGTGGGCAAACATCTCCTTCTCTATTATTAATATACAACTTTTGGCCAGGCTTCCTGCTGGCAGTAAACAGGGGCAAATAGCGTCCGACAGCTACAGGCATGAAGTGAGAGTACCATACCACGAATCAATTTTACCTACGGTAAATCTCAAACAACACTATCGTGAACAAATTCAGAACACACAACAAGTTTTGGAATAGGTTCTTGAACGTAATACACCTAAAACACGGGAATTATAGACAacgaaaaggaagaaaaacacAAGGTTGGACCATATTTTGTTTTTCTCCAACATTTATATGGAATATAATATGACCCATAGAAAGTTGTAAGAAAAGGTTGGATACAGTCCATTGTGATGAAGACTTCCAATAGAAAATTTTTTTTGTAGAAAATAAATTctattgttgacgccagattttgacacgtatgaaatcggcgtcaagaagggaaaggatcagctgatgcggcgaggcacggaggtcacgattgggaatcgatcgattggtgctacagttggagatcggccgattggtgctgcaatgTTTCAGCGAAGGGAGTtgatggaaatcggccgatcaagaggctggaatagttgggctAATATGGGCTCAGAGTGGATTACGAGGATAAAAGTGGTCGGCCCACAGAACACAGCaatcaactccgatacgagtcatacttgtaaatattcattttcgtttaaaattagagatagagtcctagtcggttaagagattggttgtaacaggctataaatagccgccttcgTAGATCTGTAAaaaatcatcaaatcaatacaacaacctactatttcctcgcactttactttcaaccaggcgacttcgccaatacttttcttcttttcacgagttcgtacgggttggcagggctgcatcaacttgatctccagccgattctgtaagttccatttatcgagtaatatctaagctttaacttcgagcgcatcgctgtcgtttcatttagatttattcatcagttatcgatattcactagaattctaggttttacctgttgttctagttttatcaccaattatccatcttggaattagagctttcgaCTTACTTATATTTTATCGCTTAATCTACcgctttttgcatagccgattaaaACTTGTTCCTAgtattgctactgtagcgttgtttagtttactctagtagttttcttcaccaacgttgcctggtaatcggctgtattatagccgatttctttattatagcaaatcggccgattcgcagATAagctcctcgagatcggaaccttagccgatcgcaacctctgggatttgacacatttatttccttgccaatccacaggtcagattggctggcacgccgcgtgaaccgcaccagggcgatcacccgaacaggagttaagcagattctcccgggtcgtgtgtccgacgctagagattcaatcggctgatttctagtgccaacacacttttggcacgcccggtgggacctaCATAACCactaccatgtcgaaagctgccgaaatctctaaagataacgtcatcgaggtgacggaagcagacctcaaggacgaccagaaggaagaactggagaaACAAATAGCACACTATCGAAAGACAtgcttacaatccttcagtcgtaccaggagcggggaaactgtcttaaaagctccttttccaactccccgccagattacaATTGCCGAGGACTCGGgaaagatgtccgagatggttcaacagtctgtctaccaagctttcatcgatcaatccctgGTGAtaactaatacggtatacaatgtcgtcatcagctccctggccaatggtgtgtctcaaggataccaggggccAGCATACGCACCACCTATCACAGCCCTGATCAGGAATTCTCCAAATACACCCTACTCGGTTCCTCAGCCGATTCAAGGTCAGCCTGGAGGATCTAGCGCTCCTTCGTCATCAATGCATCTGGGATACAACGACACACCATATCTTCAGCCGCATGCGCTGCCTCAACCCATTCAGATTTCTTCCGCGCAATCATCTTCACTAAattcagcgccttggggggcaccatcagcgtcAGTTGGccaagatcaatcggccggctatggaagctctccgatccagaCACCTTTCCAATTGGTCGTGCGGCTGATGGTCCCACAGTATCAGCCAGTCGCACCGGAGatgggcaggggggcagaaacaACAGTAACGCTTCAGGGCGCTGCGTCGATTGTACTATATGACGAAATGGCCGGTTCACTAAGACAACCGATGCCGACTACACAGCCGGCCGCGTCGCAACAGGCGCCGCACACTTTCGTCCACCACCCGGTCATCCTGTCAccgatctaccaacacgtgccggtcccccagccgatagtccatCAACAGCAAACAGACTGGACGGCacggatagcagaggtgattcaagagcaattcggtttgaagtcgaaggtgcaaacctacacgtACAGAACGCCGTACCCACCTACCTATGACTTACtgctgtttccccatcggtacaaagttcctgatttcaccaagttctcagggcttgatgatacctcaactgtggaacacgtaaacagattcatcatccaatgtggggaggcggctacacaagatgctctatgGGTACGTCTCTTTTCATCAtctctgtccgggtcggccttccaatggtttactacactgCCACCTAACtccataattacatgggccgacttggagaagcagttccacaaatacttctacgcgggagtacatgagatgaaactctcagacCTAACCAGCCTCACacagaggagtgatgagccggtgtccacatacgtgcagaggttcagagaaatcaggaacaaatgctacaccctagtcctgaccgatgcacagttggccgatatagccttccagggtctcctgcctcatatcaaagagaaatacgcttcacaggagttcgagagcctgagccaaattgtacaccgattgtctggtcaggaagtacgtCCCTTTGATCCACAgagaaatttccagaaaaaggtgACGTAGTTAGAAGGGGCTGAGTCCGACGAAGAAACAGAAGTCGGCCTGGCggagtgggttaaagggaagaagccgatatcatgtccgttcgggaaaaaggagccggaggcattcggttttgacacgtcaaaagccgataaaatcttcgatctcctcctccaggaaggacaaatcaagctctcaccataccatactatCCCGTCGGCTGAAcagctaaagaagatgaaatattgcaagtggcataatgccacctcccatgatacgAACGAATgtaaaatcttccgacagcaaatacaatcggccattgagcaaggcaggctcaagttcaaagtcccgacaaagccagcgaagccgatgaagatcgatcagcatcccttccccaccaacatggttgatacaggaaggaactcactccagaccaaggtgctaacatcggaatcggctaaaaagagcggcgccgtagacccaAGAATCAAGCGGCGCTCaaagacgtcaaagggaaacgatggatggaggatgaaggcaaaggatcgggagaaccacaccggcccatcacctcccaatttctgctcaacaagtatcaacagcaacaagaaagttcaagattccgagaagagatgatgcgacgacatgaagatcactagcgatgcccgttcttcatccactgctgggagagtaaccttaggttgccgtcaGCCGACAATTGCCCCGAGTGCAacggtgttggaggtatgccctagaggcaatcatagagatgatgatattccatttgtatccatgatttatattgtgttccttgaatatccattaaaggctacttgaattgatttgcaattatgtgaattgtgtgtgaaactctttacttgtatggttattctaaagttgtccatagtcggagttcatgtgaggacacacatgaatattagactagcacatgtattagttgatgactatgtttcacaagtcatggacatggagatgttgaactaataatgtgggcacatgtggagacatgtgcttggactgacccaacacgagaagtagttctctctttaaacaacatatacgctttgtccttagacctgagattgtcgcatgtattcaagatgtggattgacctacttaggggctatcaaacgctacgccgtaacagggtagttataaaggtaacttttgggtttgtcaagaagcatgctatgagacatggtcaatcaagatgggattttcccctctctgattgagagtgatatctctgggcccctcgagtgatcggatccgaaaatgcatggccatgctacgtacggttaagagttaacctacaaagggattccgaatcacaggatcgagaaagagcggtcggcttgaagctagaccaaatatcgtgaggcaaagggaatagcatgtatattatgttgtgatggttcgtctgatatgatcttcgtgtgcgtataggagttggcacgtcttgctagaggccgctaccgactattgggccgagtaggagtactcgggccatgtctatacgtatccgaacccatagggtcacacacttaaggggctggaagcccaattcggatatgatccaagttggattaggtttagaaggactaatgggcctcggacccagaggcccgttaggaacctctataaatagaggggtgggggtgccctagggtttacaccttttggcgaaacacatttgccacgcctcccacgccctcgccttttgcaactcgcggatctagcagttcaGCTTgggacgcttcctccctacacgtgtggataccttggaggtgttgcgcctggagcacttggacgagccgccgacgagccacgacgagccgccgacgagccaacgacgagtcacggcacgagggagatcttgctgcgcgtggacgagctactgaggagctcctagacgtcgacgtgatcgactacgtacgactacgctgatccactttgctgcatcaacgcgaatccacatcttccgcaccagtagtgcatcgagtggtaatcccgtgatccttatacggcagttttcctggtttacgcggtagaaaattttgttttgcgctagtgttgcctcctcgtatcccaacagtggtatcagagctgtagctgtttagttttggattcaggatgtgtgcatatggagatatgcgagttttcagtttgatctatgtcctagtttcgtgtttttgctgcaatggtagtgtaaccacatactcctaccggtcggtttccgccatcggagttaagtgatacacgtaattccagttgcagtgagcgaagatcaatgtgattggtcgaatcgaaatccaggttcatacgccaggcgcatgagatgtgcaatagtagatgggatctactactggggtcgggattttgccgtgtgcgtatgcttcgataaatcagctgtaacttttcggcacgatctcggatcggggtgaattttatatgaaaattgatctacagaaaaatttacacatgaaattcaaccgcatCACtattttcggtgaaattagatttcccaaatttggcttggaagatggagtttcgggcctccaaagtttggaacgttaggacgcttaactctgttttgcaggatgtatgtatcttgtgatcagtatggcccctttgtgtatgtgatgcatgtgtgtaagtCATTCGTGAcgtgcgtgtcgcgcgtacggcaacacggcaggagccatatgtgttgtcaccttaatgtatttaatggtctgtgtaccaatctgtgatgatccaagcaactatgtaatcttcattactagcttctttactagctattaggcgtaatagcatgttctagttcttggaggactcatcaccaggaggatggcgcacatggaacatggagatggagatcaccatggtgaacaggttctatggagatggagatcaccatatgaaaacggaccatactgtgtcacaactgtgtgaatgctattctttttatgttttactttctgcatgctgtgatgttagaggggtgggggtgccctggggtttacaccttttggcgaaacacatctgccgcgcctcccacgccctcacctgttgcaactcgtggatctagcagtccggcttgcgacgcttcctccctgcacgtgtggataccttggaggtgttgcgcctgtagcacttggacgagccatcgatgagccacgacgagccgccgacgaaccacgatgagccgacgagccaacgatgagccgcggcacgagggagatcttgctgcacgtggatgagctgctgaggagctgctggacgtcgacgtgatcgactacgtacgactacactgatccacttcgctgcatcgacgcgaatctacatcttccgcaccagtagtgcgtcgagtggtaatcccgtgatccttatacgacagttttcctggtttacgcgatagaaaattttgttttgcgctagtgtagcctacctcgtatcccaacaaacaGCCCGTATCGTAACATCGGCCATTTAGAagatctcgctccagagatggaaggctagagccgatcagcagaaactgtcACGAGCAAGAAGATCGGCGCCTTTTAGTGCGTGGGCGGCTAGGGGGGCAGAAGTGAttgatatgatcggtcggaagacaggcgtgaacgaaacgataggccggggggcagattcgatcggcGCGACCAACCAGAGGGCAGGgccagcgcacacgatcggtTGGAAGAGATGGCCAACGCTCGGGTAACAGATGAGAATCCCTTGGGACAGGAACTAGAATGGGAACGAGCCAGGCCATCGGCTAAAATAGTaaaccctaggtggtgccctgacggattgaccaaatcacaaaaacgaagaatccagcgtctccgccaatgggaacaacatgAAGAGGAGCAACAACAGGTGGTGAACAAGAAAAACGacaggcctcgggtgtggcgccccagaAGAAACGACAGGGAAGGCGATGACAACCAGGGATCGGCAGCcgatgtcagcatggtgttcattctgccgatggaattcatgactcctgccgaccgacataacatgtcggcgatagaagaacagatggcgcaattggctttggagccaatgacagccacctTCGAGAAACCTGAGGACGAAAAAAGGTAGCACCTcaaggcattgttcctcaaaggacatgttgacggccgacccatcaccagactactagtagatggaggagctgcaaTCAACATCATgtcgtatgccatgttccggaagctaggaaaAAGTGTCGatgatctgaccaagacggacatgatgctcaaagacttcgaaggcaacgtgtctcccgcacgcggcgcgctctgcgtcgacctcaccatcgacagtaagactcttcctaccactttctttattatcaatggcaaagggtcctacaatatgctactcggtcgagactggatacacgcaaattgttgcatcccgtctacaatgcaccaatgcctcgtacaatgtgtcggcgataacatcgaagtggtcaccaCCGATTCTGCATACAGTATCGCAGCGGTCGATgcacagcagtggagctgcaaGAACGTCAAATGTATATCCGGGAGAATTTGGGACAcagatttcctgaaggtgtccgattttggtctacagcctatccgagcagtcggctcggaagattcagattaaatggatcagttcgtctaggaagacgggaagctagggcacggatttacgtcggccgattcattagaaatgatagatttgg
This sequence is a window from Setaria italica strain Yugu1 chromosome III, Setaria_italica_v2.0, whole genome shotgun sequence. Protein-coding genes within it:
- the LOC101763635 gene encoding uncharacterized protein LOC101763635, with the protein product MASRDAADSPRYVPRRPGAAAAAPKDGAGLLSPRFRSAAALAGWDEESVLLAALVVEDTPVRESRRKRRASTSSSAGGSAGSSTRKRRSRRQSPGKIPPVVLALDDDDKPDAASDGKSELKDTKEEEEKDVLVGEKEASGSGEKAAATGNLPCMDQLREELSCAICLEICFEPSTTPCGHSFCMECLKHAATKCGKRCPKCRQLISNSRSCTINTVLWNTIQLLFPSEVEARRTSIESPSSCNEDMNHSPPRSNNFSQGGHGMRTRNSNGSFIAEGRTRSSYRTFITPASTPSSNTSGNFISTHGSTRSSNSSNRRTFVPASQLVNTRSAVRSDQSEDAALAYRLQQEEFMNAFEEPEQERQPRNTVSTARDNLRAMASRAIRLRARGWPI